The Fulvivirga maritima genome segment TAAAAGCATTATCCTCTGAAGCCAGAGAGAAACTAAGAAAGATTCAACCTTCAACCATAGGACAGGCCTCTAGAATAAGTGGTGTATCTCCTGCAGATATATCAATTCTAATGGTCTATTTAAGTAAATAAAAAAACATGTTAGAAACACTTGATCACTGCCCAGTATGCGGTGAGAGTAATTATAATCAATTCCTGACTTGCAAAGATTATACGGTAAGTCAGGAATCTTTTAATATAGTAGAATGTAGTAACTGTAATTTTCTGTTTACCAATCCAAGACCATTCCCTAAAGATCTAGGTAAGTATTATAAATCGGAAGAATACATATCACATAGTAATAAATCTAATAATCTAGTAAACTCCATATATAGGGTCGCCAGGAATTACACGCTCAAGAATAAGCTCTCTTTGGTGAATAGTTTACAATCAAACAAGGGCAGTTTACTAGACCTGGGTTGTGGTACTGGTCATTTCCTTAAAACCTGTAAAGATGCTGATTGGAATACAACAGGAGTAGAGCCTGATGATAGTGCCAGAAGCATAGCTACTGCACAAGAATTAAAGGTATACACCGCAATCCAAGAACTACCGGATAAACAATTCGATATCATTTCTATGTGGCATGTGTTAGAACATGTTCCTGATCTTAATGATTACTTAAGCTTCATTAAAACAAGACTAGCTCAAACTGGTACTTTTATTGTTGCTGTTCCTAATCATGAATCTCACGATGCTCAGAAGTATAAAGACAAGTGGGCGGCCTATGATGTTCCAAGACATCTCTATCACTTCGATCAGAAGAGCATGGTAAGACTTATGGAAAAACATTCATTGCATGTAAAAGAAGTAAAACCGATGAAATTAGATTCTTATTATGTTTCCATTTTAAGTGAAACCTATAAAGGATCGAGTATTGAGAAATATCCAAAAGCTTTCATTTCTGGACTGAAATCGAACCAATACGCACGTAAAAATTCAAACAACTACTCAAGTTTAATATATATAATTGAACACCTTAATGAAGCCAATTAATTTTTTAATTATACTACTTACTACTCTTTGCATATGGTCTTGTGCTAATCAGACATCACCTACTGGTGGACCTAAAGATGAAGAACCACCAGAACTAGTATCATCTAATCCTGCTCAGGGAGAGGTGAATTTTAAAGGAGATGAGATCATACTTGAATTCAATGAATTTGTTAAAACTGATAATCCTAAAGAACAGATACTCATTACGCCCAGAGTAGATCAGGAATACACCTTCAAATACAAAAAGAACAGAGTAATTATAGAATTTGAAGAACCACTAAAAGATAGTACCACCTATTCATTAACCTTTAGAGAAGGCATAAAAGATATAACAGAAGGTAATCCTACAGATAATTTAATTCTAGCCTTTAGTACAGGAAGCTATTTAGACTCTCTTTCCATCTCAGGTAAGGTTACTAATTTAATGAATAATACACCTGCCAAGGATATTACTGTATCTCTTTATGATTCTCAAGACACAGTTGATGTTTTTAACGGACCACCAATCTATTTAACTAAGACTGATGAAGAAGGTAATTATAAATTCAATAACTTAAAGAATGGTCTGTATAAGATCTATGCTTTAAATGATAAGAACAAAAACCTAATGCTCGATAGCAAAACTGAAGCACATGGTTTTAGATCTGCACTCATTCCTCTTGATACCAATCTTACGGAAATAGACATTCCAATATTACCAATGGATGTTAGACCGTTCGAATTTCAAAGTGCCAGACAATCAGGAACCACATTCAATGTGAAATACAACAAATACATTGATGATTATTCTATAGTTAGAGCAGACAGCATGGGAACTATGTTTAGTAATATCAGTGCCTCTGATCCTAACACAATTGAGCTTTATCATAACTTCAACAAGGATAGCTTGCAAGTAATTATTACTGCTACTGATACCACAGGCAGCACCATTATCAACAGTGTATATGCCAAGTTTGAAGAGACTAACAGGTCGCCTAATGAATTCAAATCAGAAAGTAAACTTGAGAATGTATTATCTATTGATCCTAAATTCAAAGCTACATTTAATTTCACCAAGCCTATAGCACAAATAAATACAGACAGCATATACTTGTTTCTAGATTCTGCAAACATCGTTTTCTTTAAAGAAGATCAATTCACGTGGAACAAACACAAGACAGAACTAGAGATCAACTATAATATCAATCCAGAATTGTTTGTAGTAGAAGACACCAAAAACGTAACAGCATCTGAGTTATATTCTAAACAATCGTCACCGACTGAATCGGATACAACTAAAGCAAATAAAGCTCCTGATCCAAGGCCATTCTTTAGATCGGCTAAGGGCACGTTTATATCAATCGAGAACGACAGTAGTAGTAATGTACAGTCTAACCTGAGTTTCAACAAACCAGATCAATTAGCCACAGTAGTAGTGAAAATAGAAACTGAAGCCAATAGTTTTATTGTTCAGTTATTAGACACTCAAAATAAGGTACTTCAGGAGCGCGTGAATGCTAAGGACTTTGAATTTAAATACGTAAAG includes the following:
- a CDS encoding class I SAM-dependent methyltransferase yields the protein MLETLDHCPVCGESNYNQFLTCKDYTVSQESFNIVECSNCNFLFTNPRPFPKDLGKYYKSEEYISHSNKSNNLVNSIYRVARNYTLKNKLSLVNSLQSNKGSLLDLGCGTGHFLKTCKDADWNTTGVEPDDSARSIATAQELKVYTAIQELPDKQFDIISMWHVLEHVPDLNDYLSFIKTRLAQTGTFIVAVPNHESHDAQKYKDKWAAYDVPRHLYHFDQKSMVRLMEKHSLHVKEVKPMKLDSYYVSILSETYKGSSIEKYPKAFISGLKSNQYARKNSNNYSSLIYIIEHLNEAN
- a CDS encoding Ig-like domain-containing protein gives rise to the protein MKPINFLIILLTTLCIWSCANQTSPTGGPKDEEPPELVSSNPAQGEVNFKGDEIILEFNEFVKTDNPKEQILITPRVDQEYTFKYKKNRVIIEFEEPLKDSTTYSLTFREGIKDITEGNPTDNLILAFSTGSYLDSLSISGKVTNLMNNTPAKDITVSLYDSQDTVDVFNGPPIYLTKTDEEGNYKFNNLKNGLYKIYALNDKNKNLMLDSKTEAHGFRSALIPLDTNLTEIDIPILPMDVRPFEFQSARQSGTTFNVKYNKYIDDYSIVRADSMGTMFSNISASDPNTIELYHNFNKDSLQVIITATDTTGSTIINSVYAKFEETNRSPNEFKSESKLENVLSIDPKFKATFNFTKPIAQINTDSIYLFLDSANIVFFKEDQFTWNKHKTELEINYNINPELFVVEDTKNVTASELYSKQSSPTESDTTKANKAPDPRPFFRSAKGTFISIENDSSSNVQSNLSFNKPDQLATVVVKIETEANSFIVQLLDTQNKVLQERVNAKDFEFKYVKPGDHKLRVLVDVNQNGVWEAGNITKDEEPEPVIFYKSSEGKEQFPLRANWVYGPCEISF